The Myxocyprinus asiaticus isolate MX2 ecotype Aquarium Trade chromosome 39, UBuf_Myxa_2, whole genome shotgun sequence genome window below encodes:
- the LOC127430354 gene encoding neuromodulin-like, translating into MLCCIRRTKPVEKNEEADQEIKQDGTKPEENAHKAATKIQASFRGHITRKKMKDGEKEENGAVPEESAETTEGEEEKERISPSEEKPAEVSTETEEENKPVKSPNSPAAEAPPTADHAPSGTPTKEEVQVQPQEVEKPKEAEKPAEEPAINAQNEEEEEAKQADVPDDAESHETDQIDKREDVDDSKPVEEAISDAGKEENI; encoded by the exons ATGCTGTGCTGTATCAGAAGAACTAAACCG GTTGAGAAGAATGAAGAAGCCGACCAGGAGATCAAACAGGATGGAACTAAACCCGAGGAGAACGCCCACAAGGCCGCCACCAAGATCCAGGCCAGCTTCCGCGGACACATCACCCGGAAAAAAATGAAAGATGGCGAGAAAGAGGAAAACGGCGCCGTTCCAGAAGAATCCGCCGAGACCACGGAAGGAGAGGAGGAGAAAGAGCGAATCTCTCCATCTGAGGAGAAGCCGGCGGAGGTTTCCACGGAAACAGAGGAAGAGAACAAACCGGTCAAGAGTCCCAACTCGCCTGCTGCCGAAGCCCCGCCCACTGCTGACCACGCCCCCTCAGGCACGCCCACTAAAGAGGAAGTGCAGGTGCAGCCGCAGGAAGTGGAAAAGCCTAAAGAAGCCGAGAAACCCGCAGAAGAACCCGCCATAAATGCACAgaatgaggaagaggaggaagccAAACAAGCCGACGTGCCTGACGACGCTGAGAGCCACGAAACAGACCAAATAGACAAAAGAG AGGATGTCGACGACTCCAAACCAGTAGAGGAGGCCATTTCAGATGCCGGCAAAGAAGAGAACATTTAA